Proteins from a genomic interval of Pontibacter sp. G13:
- a CDS encoding DEAD/DEAH box helicase family protein, with translation MDFQGRSIYFQGYLSNDMEALAAFMEAFTDERQKRYILQAPTGAGKTYSVFRIVAQQVATVETPLVFSAPLTLQLEQFSQTYSAPVVHAESTSETLKSLHDQSVILCTFDSLHRVEETLGTRKWRSCTVCFDEGHQLAMAAQDNYKLRPYTRSFQTAERANRIVIISATPHPYFVDMDFQYVQFIQRDTTPVEVIPVQLPSSNKQQVDATAIRMIALHASEQDQIQLVFLDSNDRLEGYRDQLIASGAYTPKEIALISRRARKDEGLDGIVYRSIVEQSVIPAGIRVILCTRILSEGISLNNEHIGVVHLIEVDNQELFAQFPARARKVDKIRAYSYLPERKVFTRSSGYAANMIEYKKLEAESVAQSYNQKYDDRSSRLRGISEYYDRKVRRDILRDSEPSLLIAPNYMSGRPETNHLFIFNQLIEQRDLGTDRNTFYRILDKRYPHISILPELSLPSEDELSENLKISKEQKRKLKQDSREELYDALIENPQAVFAAVATSDRRSDLVQQCDRLSRATAPTQDATTAVKSAMRHGETRPIWQALTIEQLGIPEDVGKALLSKRWDNKKFSQIREAIRTQQLMITGEVEPASFEEHETLRAHALLLDYFEGLEQEAIRIDALEAKTLLKEITGHDYGRGAIAFLRRFFKVDTRKGSYLIHGLLSLDGIYQDLSVSFEK, from the coding sequence ATGGATTTCCAGGGACGTTCCATATACTTCCAGGGATATCTCTCCAATGACATGGAAGCATTGGCCGCATTCATGGAAGCATTCACCGATGAACGACAAAAGCGGTACATCCTTCAGGCACCCACCGGAGCGGGAAAGACCTACTCCGTCTTCCGAATCGTTGCGCAACAAGTCGCCACAGTGGAAACGCCACTGGTGTTCTCCGCTCCCCTCACCCTTCAGCTGGAACAATTTTCCCAAACCTATAGCGCGCCAGTCGTCCATGCGGAATCCACCAGCGAGACGCTGAAATCCCTCCATGACCAATCCGTCATCCTGTGCACTTTCGATTCCCTCCATCGGGTTGAGGAAACACTTGGAACCCGAAAATGGCGAAGCTGTACAGTGTGCTTCGATGAAGGCCATCAGTTAGCCATGGCCGCTCAGGACAACTACAAACTCAGACCTTATACCCGGTCCTTTCAGACTGCGGAACGGGCAAATCGGATTGTCATCATCTCCGCGACCCCACATCCCTATTTCGTAGACATGGACTTCCAGTATGTCCAGTTCATCCAGCGGGACACCACCCCCGTAGAAGTCATACCCGTCCAGCTCCCATCCAGTAACAAGCAACAGGTGGATGCAACTGCCATCCGGATGATTGCCCTACATGCATCCGAGCAGGACCAGATTCAGCTTGTATTTCTCGATAGTAATGATCGATTGGAGGGATACCGGGATCAATTAATTGCCTCCGGTGCATACACCCCAAAGGAGATTGCCTTGATTTCCCGACGGGCAAGAAAGGATGAGGGACTGGATGGAATCGTGTATCGGAGCATCGTCGAACAATCCGTCATCCCAGCAGGGATTCGGGTGATCCTCTGCACACGGATCCTATCCGAGGGCATCAGCCTGAACAATGAACATATCGGGGTGGTCCATCTGATCGAAGTGGACAATCAGGAACTATTTGCCCAGTTCCCTGCACGGGCTCGGAAAGTGGACAAAATAAGGGCCTACAGCTATCTCCCGGAACGGAAAGTCTTTACCCGATCTTCCGGCTATGCCGCCAATATGATCGAGTACAAGAAATTGGAGGCGGAATCTGTCGCCCAATCCTACAACCAGAAATATGATGATCGATCCTCCAGGCTACGGGGAATCTCGGAATACTACGACCGAAAGGTACGAAGGGACATCCTGCGGGACTCCGAGCCCAGCCTGCTCATTGCCCCCAACTACATGTCCGGCCGTCCGGAAACCAACCACCTGTTCATCTTCAACCAGCTGATCGAGCAACGGGACCTCGGTACAGACAGAAACACCTTCTACCGGATCCTGGACAAGCGATATCCACACATTTCCATCCTGCCGGAGCTCTCCCTCCCATCCGAGGATGAACTCTCCGAAAACCTCAAGATCTCCAAGGAGCAGAAGCGGAAACTCAAACAAGACAGTCGGGAAGAACTGTACGATGCCTTGATCGAAAATCCCCAGGCGGTATTCGCAGCAGTGGCCACCAGCGACCGCCGGTCCGATCTCGTGCAGCAATGCGACCGACTCTCCCGGGCGACTGCTCCAACACAAGATGCCACGACTGCAGTCAAATCCGCCATGCGGCATGGAGAAACCCGCCCCATCTGGCAGGCCCTGACGATCGAGCAACTCGGCATCCCGGAAGACGTCGGCAAAGCCCTTCTCTCCAAACGGTGGGACAACAAGAAGTTCTCCCAGATCCGAGAAGCCATCCGCACCCAGCAACTGATGATCACGGGCGAGGTGGAACCAGCCTCTTTCGAGGAACATGAGACCCTGAGAGCCCACGCCTTGCTACTGGATTATTTTGAAGGACTCGAACAGGAAGCCATCCGGATCGATGCTCTGGAGGCGAAGACGCTCCTCAAGGAGATCACAGGGCACGACTATGGTCGCGGTGCGATAGCCTTCCTCCGGAGGTTCTTCAAGGTTGATACCCGAAAGGGGAGCTATCTGATCCATGGGCTGCTCTCCCTCGATGGGATTTATCAGGACCTCTCAGTAAGTTTCGAAAAGTGA